In Chondrinema litorale, the DNA window CCAAACTTCTCAAAGAGGCCAACGCCTATTTTAAAGAGCTTAAAATACCTTATTATGCCACTCAGGGTAATCATGACAAAGTAAGTGAAGATTTGTGGAAGGAAGTATTCAACATACCATTTAATTACAGTTTTGAAAAAGGGAATAGTGGTTTTATACTTTGCACCACTTCAAATGAAAAAGGGGAATATTTATGCGCAGATGCCGATTTTGTAAAAGAGAAATTGGAATTATATAAGAGCAAAAAATCAGTATTTGTGTTTCTACATATCTCACACAAGAAATGGGTGGATAATGGCATAGATTGTAAAGAGATTACCGATATGCTAGAATCATACGAAAATGTTGCATGCATCTTTCATGGGCACGATCACGACCACCATGAAGCAATGTATTCTGGAGGTAAAACTTATTTATTTGATGGGCATTTTGGTGGTAGTTGGGGACAAGAATATAAAGGCTACAGAATAGTAGAAGTTAGAGGAGGTACTGAAGTTTATACATACCAGTGTAATCCGCTGGCTAGAGGAATACAAAACAACAATAAGGTTAACCTCTAGGAAAAGATCAACCCAGACATTATCTAGAAGATGTCTGGGTTGATTTTATAATTCTATTCGTCATTTCAAAAATTAGCTCTCCGCCTTCCATAATTTGCTCATGAGTAATTGAATGACCTTCTACTTTCTTTCCATTTAGTGTTACCGATTGGACATAGACGTTTTCATCAGATTGATTTAGCGCTCTGATAATAAAGGTTTTATCTTCTGGTAAAGAAATTTCTGCATATTGAACAATGGGTGAACCCAACTCATACACCCCACCTACAGGATTAACAGGATAAAAACCTAAAGCACTAAATATATACCAAGCAGACATTTGACCACAATCTTCATTTCCTATAATACCTTCGGGAGATGGTTTATAGAACTCCTTCATAATCTGTCTTACTTTTTCTTGTGTCTTTTCAGGTTTATCTATAAAGTTATACAAATAAGCTATATGGTGGCTCGGCTCATTTCCATGCACATATTGCCCTATAAAACCAGACATATCTGAGATTTCTTTACTTAACTCCTCTGGAGCTGAAGTTGTAAAAAGTGAATCTAATTTTCTTTCAAAAGCATCCTTCCCACCCATCAGGTTTATTAAGCCATCTATATCATGCGGAACATACCAAGTATACTGCCATGCATTTCCTTCTGTATAATCGTTATTTTCTGCCGAACCAAGTAAAGATTCTTTCTCTTTCCAAGTGCCATCTTCGAGCTTTGGTCGCATAAAATTGCTTCCTTTATCAAATACATTCTTATAATACAGCGCTCTTTCATCAAAGATTCTTTGAGCGGCAGTATCAGAAAAATTTTCGGCCATTCTGGCTATGCTCCAGTCGTCAAAAGCATATTCGAGTGTTTTAGAAACCGATTCTTTTTGTTTATCAGCAGGAATATATTTGAACTCTTTATAAAATGGTAATCCTTCTGCATCACTGTTGGCTGTATTTTTCATGGCTCTTAATGCCATTAAACCATTAAAATCATTAATTCCTTTTAACCAAGCATCTGCAATTACCGGGGTAGAGTGGTAGCCAATCATGGTATTGGTTTCATTTCCCCATAGTGCCCATTCAGGTAGTGTAGAATCTGGATTGTTTTCATAAAAACTCAGCAAAGATTCTATAAAATCATCAGTTTTTTGCTGTTGAAAAATTGTAAATAGGGGATGAGCTGCTCTAAAAGTATCCCAAAGTGAAAAAGTATAATATTTATCGTAGCCTTCTGCTTTTACTATTTGATTGTTAACTGCTCTAAATTTACCATCGGCATCGCTGTATAAATTGGGAGATTGCATTAAATGATATAATGCTGTATAAAAATTGGTTTTTACTTGAATGTCGGGAGTTCGGATATATATTTTTTCTAATTCCGAATTCCACATTTTTTTTGACTCTTGAACTATAGCTTCAAAATCCCAATTCGTGATCTCATTTTCTAAATTGTTTAATGCAGCCTCCTCACTTACAGACGAGATACCCACTTTTAGCAGAATGGGTAATTTTTCGGTATTTTCAAAATGAAAAGAACCAGTACAATTTTTAGTATTAACTTCGTTTGTTCCTCTATTTAAAATGCCATTTCTAACAAGGTTAAATCGATCGAATTTTTTCGAAAACTTTGCTGCAAAAAATACCTTTTGATCTTTTGCCCAACCTTTAGAGAATCTATAGCCAACTACCGTAGATGAATCATTTTCAACATACATGTATGAATCTGTAGCTTCATCATCATTTACAGACCAACCAAGATCTATAAGTACAGTAGCAGAGTCGCCTTTCGGAAAAGTATAGCTATGTAAACCAGCTCTTTTGGTACTGGTCATTTCAGCAAATATTTCTGATTGGTCAAACTTTACAGAGTAATAACCAGGTGATGCTTGTTCATTTGCATGGGAGTAGGTAGATAAAAAGCTTTGCATAAAACCTCTACCTTGACCGGTTGTATCGTTTACAACATCTCTTAAAGTTGGCATTACCAAAATATCGAGCATGTCTCCAATACCAGTACCACTTAAATGCGTATGACTAAAGCCAACTATTTGAGGTTTAGAATAATGGTAACCAGAACTCCAATCCCAACCTTCCCATCCATTATCTGGACTTAATTGCACCATGGAAAAAGGCAAAGATGCTCCCGGATAAGTATGTCCGTGGCCATCTGTACCAATAAATGGATTTACATATTTGCTTAAATTCTCCTCTTTTTCTCTCTTCTTTCCTGAATCACACGCAGAGAATATCAGGAATAGCACACAAAAAAAAATACCCTTATTCATGGGGTGAAATTAAATAATTAAAGATTTTAATTAAACCTTATAATTTTTTTTTAAAGATTATCAGCCTTCGCGAACAGGGAATTACAAAAAAGTTGCTCTAGTTTATGGGTAGTTTAATGGTGAAAGTACTTCCTTTACCAGAAGTTGAAGTTACATCTATTGAGCCTTTTAGCTTCTCCAGTGTTTCTTTCACTATGTAAAGTCCTAAACCAGAACCATTTTTACCAACATCACCTACTCTAAAAAACATTTTAAAAATTTCGTCGAGATATTCTTCCGCAATTCCAATACCGTTATCTTCAACTATCACAAAAATAAATTCATCGGTTAATTCTGCACCAATATTTATATATGAGTCAGTTTTACGAGTATTGCTGTATCTGATTGCATTAGATAATACATTTCCAAAAATGACAGAGAGTCTTCTGTGGTCAGAAATGATGTTAAAATCTTCGCTGATATTATTATTAATACTAATCTCTTCTTTTACATTACCAAAGTAAAACTGAGAGATTTGCTGGGTCATTAAATCTTTTAGATTGATATTTTCTTTTTCAACTTCTTGTCTGTTGTTTCTGGAATAATCCATAATATCTTGGATAAAAGCATCCAGTTTACCCAAACTTTGGTTTTGAAGATCGAGGTATTGCTGTATTTTTTGCAGATTGGTTTCTTCTTTTGCTAAATCAACAAGTCCCATAGTAGAAGCAATTGGTGCTCTTAAATCATGAGAAACTCTATACACGAAATTATCCATTTCTGTATTTAGCTTGTTTAGCTCATTATTATTCGTTTCAAGTTGTTGATTGTATATAAGCGTTTTACTTAGAAGTGCACTAATTTCTTCTTCCTTTCTCTTTTTATCAGTTATATCTGTAATCTTTAACAGCGTGATTTTCTCATTGAGATAAGGAATGTTTTTAGAAACTACCAAGCCCCAGAAATGCTCATTTTTATTCGATTTTAGCAATAGCTCTTTGCTAATTTCTTCGTCCTTGGTAGATTTTAAAGATTTTAATTGACTTCTTAGATTCACTTCAAAATCGTTGCTTGATTTACCAATTATCTCTTCTTTGCTTTCAAAATCAAACAAGGTTACCGATCTGTCATTACAATCTAATATGGTTGAATTTTCAGAATCTACTATAAACAAAGCATCACTAGACTCATTAAAAACAGAAGTAAAAAGTGCTAATGTTTTTTGCAGTTTTTCTTGAGTATTTAAATTAAGAGTAATGTCTCTTCCAACAGCCTGAATTTCTGTAATTTTATTGCCAGCTCCTAAAATTCCATAAAACTCCCATTCAATTACGGCAATATGTTCTTGCGATAAGAATATTCTAAGATTTACAGTTTTTATTTTTCCAGGATTGTTTAAGCAAAAGTTTATCGCTTCTTTACAGATATTTCTGTCTTCGTTGTAAATTATCTGAAACAATTCTTTTTGAAGTAATTCAGATTCTCTGAAACGAAACTTACTTAAAAAGCTATAGTTGGCAAATGTGTATTTACCATCAGGATCGATCCTGATTAAGAAGTTATTTTGAGATTGTAAAAGAGAATTTAATCTAGATTCTTTATTTAAAAGTTCTGTTTGACTTTTTAAGATAGTGGCACTTAATAAATGTGTCTGCTCAATTAAGTCTTTTATTTTATGCTGATGTTTTTTTACTTCAGAGATATCATTAATCTGAAGAATATAACACTGCTCATTTTCGTACTGATACTCGGTATATTTAACGCCAACATAAATAAGGTTTTCATCTAAATGCTTGTGCTCATCTAAAGAGAAAAGGAACTCAGGGTCTTCTTTTTTTGGTTTTTTACTTAGTAAGTTATAAAAACTTAAACCAGCCATTCCCATTTTATAACCATACAATTCACTAGCATTTTGATTAGCATATAAGATATTTAGCTTCTTGTCGAGTAAAATTAAAGGGACAGGCGATTCTTGTATAATTGCATCTAGATTAGTTTTAATAATTTTATATTGCTCATTATGGTGATTATTCATTAACATGTGATATTTTTATTTAGCACTTGTGATCGTTTATAGTTCAACTTCAACAATAGAATACTAGCAATAGTGCCATATATTAGTTAAATATAAATATAGGAAGAATAGTTCAAAATAATACCCTTTAAAATTGTATTTTTTTAAGCTTATGTTGAAAATATAGAATTTGTTTTCCATTGATTGTAGTTATTTACAATATTGAGATTGTACAATTCTTAGGAAGCCTTGCCATAGATAAACGTATTATTGATTTAAAACATTTGTTGTGAAGTGTCAATCAAATGCAAAAATTAACTTCTATTTAATATATTTCTAATAAGAATATTTATTGGTTTTGAAAAGACACGGAAAATATTACCAAAGAATTCAAGCTATACAAAAGCTACAATATTCTCGACTTATAAGATTAATCCAGACACCCATTGGAATTACTGTGGTAGTGGGTTTG includes these proteins:
- a CDS encoding metallophosphoesterase family protein, whose translation is MNKNNSRRNFVKKSAALAASVPTILAPTGVFAAKPETKQNDDGKMDVIRFAVASDGHFGEKGTAYKMYYRNIVAWLNAEAENEGLDFCVFNGDIIHDDPKLLKEANAYFKELKIPYYATQGNHDKVSEDLWKEVFNIPFNYSFEKGNSGFILCTTSNEKGEYLCADADFVKEKLELYKSKKSVFVFLHISHKKWVDNGIDCKEITDMLESYENVACIFHGHDHDHHEAMYSGGKTYLFDGHFGGSWGQEYKGYRIVEVRGGTEVYTYQCNPLARGIQNNNKVNL
- a CDS encoding GH92 family glycosyl hydrolase, whose product is MNKGIFFCVLFLIFSACDSGKKREKEENLSKYVNPFIGTDGHGHTYPGASLPFSMVQLSPDNGWEGWDWSSGYHYSKPQIVGFSHTHLSGTGIGDMLDILVMPTLRDVVNDTTGQGRGFMQSFLSTYSHANEQASPGYYSVKFDQSEIFAEMTSTKRAGLHSYTFPKGDSATVLIDLGWSVNDDEATDSYMYVENDSSTVVGYRFSKGWAKDQKVFFAAKFSKKFDRFNLVRNGILNRGTNEVNTKNCTGSFHFENTEKLPILLKVGISSVSEEAALNNLENEITNWDFEAIVQESKKMWNSELEKIYIRTPDIQVKTNFYTALYHLMQSPNLYSDADGKFRAVNNQIVKAEGYDKYYTFSLWDTFRAAHPLFTIFQQQKTDDFIESLLSFYENNPDSTLPEWALWGNETNTMIGYHSTPVIADAWLKGINDFNGLMALRAMKNTANSDAEGLPFYKEFKYIPADKQKESVSKTLEYAFDDWSIARMAENFSDTAAQRIFDERALYYKNVFDKGSNFMRPKLEDGTWKEKESLLGSAENNDYTEGNAWQYTWYVPHDIDGLINLMGGKDAFERKLDSLFTTSAPEELSKEISDMSGFIGQYVHGNEPSHHIAYLYNFIDKPEKTQEKVRQIMKEFYKPSPEGIIGNEDCGQMSAWYIFSALGFYPVNPVGGVYELGSPIVQYAEISLPEDKTFIIRALNQSDENVYVQSVTLNGKKVEGHSITHEQIMEGGELIFEMTNRIIKSTQTSSR
- a CDS encoding ATP-binding protein, with translation MNNHHNEQYKIIKTNLDAIIQESPVPLILLDKKLNILYANQNASELYGYKMGMAGLSFYNLLSKKPKKEDPEFLFSLDEHKHLDENLIYVGVKYTEYQYENEQCYILQINDISEVKKHQHKIKDLIEQTHLLSATILKSQTELLNKESRLNSLLQSQNNFLIRIDPDGKYTFANYSFLSKFRFRESELLQKELFQIIYNEDRNICKEAINFCLNNPGKIKTVNLRIFLSQEHIAVIEWEFYGILGAGNKITEIQAVGRDITLNLNTQEKLQKTLALFTSVFNESSDALFIVDSENSTILDCNDRSVTLFDFESKEEIIGKSSNDFEVNLRSQLKSLKSTKDEEISKELLLKSNKNEHFWGLVVSKNIPYLNEKITLLKITDITDKKRKEEEISALLSKTLIYNQQLETNNNELNKLNTEMDNFVYRVSHDLRAPIASTMGLVDLAKEETNLQKIQQYLDLQNQSLGKLDAFIQDIMDYSRNNRQEVEKENINLKDLMTQQISQFYFGNVKEEISINNNISEDFNIISDHRRLSVIFGNVLSNAIRYSNTRKTDSYINIGAELTDEFIFVIVEDNGIGIAEEYLDEIFKMFFRVGDVGKNGSGLGLYIVKETLEKLKGSIDVTSTSGKGSTFTIKLPIN